One part of the Paroedura picta isolate Pp20150507F chromosome 5, Ppicta_v3.0, whole genome shotgun sequence genome encodes these proteins:
- the LOC143837259 gene encoding uncharacterized protein LOC143837259 isoform X1 has product MREGLLGRAAAAARPAGHASGAMDLVAGMEVGAEIEVTEDGTLEELPLHLENAKNCLSWESLDLSSSDDDGEAYLTFCLPVRRPPRPAARLPPQRLPPAPSAIRAPAFEKRVPPLFPCPVRLTAPPSPVIPAFSAYQCHKCLQVFMEEWHYAQHLQDHAQEEAQQQAALPAQPRPHSPPRKLRCLECGKRFLHPEHFARHTKWHLKLVRKGIRVCRKKGSRRAEQVSYIYKPLGTVDGNQAGACPSLPVAAENPKQAKSLQVAKPHRAGKRKGVRPLKSLPPEAVQGEALPAPTYLENAMTILDGEFGVGFLHPWQKKQEAVLEGQVVGGLFQPAVVSAENQIIILDEEEAEARPGGPEQHYAEVQAALFDNQTSTVRPLFFRTEEQAPLLDPPVNMGSFQLGGGKEPATLTSGWLGQNPCTLFRTVLLQSDEPAALLDGPAEANPLQQVIIKTSEVSPALLVDTEPHFSTLDSATLQFVPVHSEPQFIAVNSLAVDHTDLPEEGDKAWEAQTTAFQFPSYLPNVYQQNKPSSPSAASCPSPKGSLVVRLVPCASGEHPEVLDLEYDTGGGIPVASEPWEASVGTGQESYTTEEAVEDNFIIVEVEGDEGGQGLAANRTCGSPRTQPSPRVIRAVDRNHVWRFKCPDCGVRYSRVSQLRSHQKGPKRRGRSYLCECGASFRGLLHLLRHQLLHLAEALFICATCGKSLKGHQGLARHSTCHPGSARFGCTCGISFQRLSRYLWHHVKSQRPGLRVYTLSGFLSSG; this is encoded by the exons ATGCGGGAAGGGCTGCTGGgccgggccgccgccgccgccaggccCGCCGGACACGCCTCG GGTGCTATGGACTTGGTGGCAGGGATGGAAGTCGGGGCCGAAATTGAAGTGACCGAAGACGGGACCTTGGAGGAATTGCCTCTGCATTTG GAAAACGCCAAGAACTGCCTCTCCTGGGAATCCCTGGACCTGTCGAGCAGCGACGACGACGGGGAGGCGTActtgaccttctgcctgccagtgAGGCGCCCTCCCCGGCCCGCCGCACGCCTCCCGCCCCAGAGGCTGCCCCCCGCTCCGTCCGCCATTCGGGCGCCGGCTTTTGAGAAACGGGTCCCGCCCCTGTTCCCCTGCCCCGTGCGCCTGACCGCCCCGCCTTCCCCCGTGATTCCAGCCTTCAGTGCCTACCAGTGCCACAAGTGCCTCCAGGTGTTTATGGAAGAGTGGCACTATGCGCAGCACCTGCAGGACCACGCTCAAGAAGAGGCCCAGCAGCAAGCCGCCCTGCCGGCGCAGCCCCGGCCCCACTCGCCGCCCCGCAAGCTGCGCTGCCTGGAGTGCGGCAAGCGCTTCCTGCACCCCGAGCATTTTGCGCGGCACACCAAGTGGCACCTGAAGCTGGTGCGCAAGGGCATCCGGGTCTGCCGCAAGAAGGGCAGCCGGCGCGCCGAGCAGGTGTCCTACATTTACAAGCCCCTCGGCACCGTTGACGGCAACCAGGCCGGAGCCTGCCCGAGCCTTCCGGTCGCCGCGGAGAACCCGAAGCAGGCAAAGAGCCTCCAGGTGGCCAAACCCCACCGGGCCGGCAAGCGGAAGGGCGTCCGCCCCCTGAAAAGCCTGCCCCCGGAGGCTGTGCAAGGTGAGGCACTACCAGCCCCCACGTACCTGGAAAACGCCATGACCATCCTGGACGGCGAGTTCGGCGTCGGTTTTCTCCACCCGTGGCAGAAGAAGCAGGAGGCCGTTTTGGAAGGGCAGGTGGTGGGGGGGCTCTTCCAGCCGGCGGTCGTCAGCGCCGAAAACCAGATCATCATCTTGGACGAAGAGGAGGCTGAGGCCAGGCCCGGCGGGCCTGAGCAGCACTACGCCGAGGTACAGGCCGCCCTGTTTGACAACCAGACGAGCACTGTGAGGCCTCTCTTCTTCAGGACAGAGGAGCAGGCCCCTCTGTTGGACCCTCCGGTTAACATGGGCTCTTTTCAATTGGGAGGCGGCAAGGAGCCGGCCACCCTCACCTCTGGGTGGCTGGGCCAGAACCCTTGCACCCTTTTCCGGACTGTGCTCCTGCAGTCGGACGAGCCGGCAGCCCTCTTGGACGGCCCGGCGGAGGCCAATCCCCTGCAGCAGGTGATCATCAAGACGTCGGAGGTCTCTCCCGCCCTGCTCGTGGACACAGAACCTCACTTTTCCACCCTGGACTCGGCTACCCTTCAGTTTGTCCCGGTGCACTCCGAGCCCCAGTTCATCGCCGTCAACTCGCTGGCCGTGGATCATACGGACCTGCCGGAGGAAGGGGACAAGGCGTGGGAGGCCCAGACCACGGCTTTCCAGTTCCCGAGCTACCTACCGAACGTCTACCAGCAAAACAAgccgtcttccccctctgcggcCTCTTGCCCCTCGCCCAAAGGCTCCCTGGTGGTCCGTTTGGTACCGTGTGCCTCCGGAGAGCAtccggaagtcttagacctggaGTACGACACGGGAGGGGGCATCCCGGTAGCCTCTGAACCGTGGGAGGCCAGCGTCGGGACCGGGCAGGAGTCCTACACTACCGAGGAGGCAGTCGAGGATAATTTCATCATAGTGGAGGTGGAGGGCGATGAGGGCGGCCAAGGCCTGGCCGCGAACCGCACCTGCGGCAGCCCCCGTACACAGCCCTCCCCCAGGGTTATCCGAGCCGTCGACCGGAACCACGTCTGGCGCTTCAAGTGTCCAGACTGCGGCGTGCGCTACAGCCGCGTGTCGCAGCTCCGCTCCCACCAGAAGGGGCCGAAGCGCCGGGGGCGGAGCTACCTGTGCGAATGCGGCGCGTCCTTCCGCGGCCTGCTTCACCTCCTGAGGCACCAGCTCCTGCACTTGGCGGAGGCCCTTTTCATCTGCGCCACTTGCGGGAAATCCCTGAAAGGACACCAAGGCCTGGCCCGGCACAGCACCTGCCATCCCGGGTCGGCCCGTTTCGGCTGCACCTGCGGCATCAGCTTCCAGCGCTTGTCCCGTTACCTCTGGCACCACGTGAAGAGCCAGCGGCCTGGCTTGAGGGTTTACACCCTCTCCGGCTTCCTCTCCTCGGGCTGA
- the LOC143837259 gene encoding uncharacterized protein LOC143837259 isoform X2 — MDLVAGMEVGAEIEVTEDGTLEELPLHLENAKNCLSWESLDLSSSDDDGEAYLTFCLPVRRPPRPAARLPPQRLPPAPSAIRAPAFEKRVPPLFPCPVRLTAPPSPVIPAFSAYQCHKCLQVFMEEWHYAQHLQDHAQEEAQQQAALPAQPRPHSPPRKLRCLECGKRFLHPEHFARHTKWHLKLVRKGIRVCRKKGSRRAEQVSYIYKPLGTVDGNQAGACPSLPVAAENPKQAKSLQVAKPHRAGKRKGVRPLKSLPPEAVQGEALPAPTYLENAMTILDGEFGVGFLHPWQKKQEAVLEGQVVGGLFQPAVVSAENQIIILDEEEAEARPGGPEQHYAEVQAALFDNQTSTVRPLFFRTEEQAPLLDPPVNMGSFQLGGGKEPATLTSGWLGQNPCTLFRTVLLQSDEPAALLDGPAEANPLQQVIIKTSEVSPALLVDTEPHFSTLDSATLQFVPVHSEPQFIAVNSLAVDHTDLPEEGDKAWEAQTTAFQFPSYLPNVYQQNKPSSPSAASCPSPKGSLVVRLVPCASGEHPEVLDLEYDTGGGIPVASEPWEASVGTGQESYTTEEAVEDNFIIVEVEGDEGGQGLAANRTCGSPRTQPSPRVIRAVDRNHVWRFKCPDCGVRYSRVSQLRSHQKGPKRRGRSYLCECGASFRGLLHLLRHQLLHLAEALFICATCGKSLKGHQGLARHSTCHPGSARFGCTCGISFQRLSRYLWHHVKSQRPGLRVYTLSGFLSSG; from the exons ATGGACTTGGTGGCAGGGATGGAAGTCGGGGCCGAAATTGAAGTGACCGAAGACGGGACCTTGGAGGAATTGCCTCTGCATTTG GAAAACGCCAAGAACTGCCTCTCCTGGGAATCCCTGGACCTGTCGAGCAGCGACGACGACGGGGAGGCGTActtgaccttctgcctgccagtgAGGCGCCCTCCCCGGCCCGCCGCACGCCTCCCGCCCCAGAGGCTGCCCCCCGCTCCGTCCGCCATTCGGGCGCCGGCTTTTGAGAAACGGGTCCCGCCCCTGTTCCCCTGCCCCGTGCGCCTGACCGCCCCGCCTTCCCCCGTGATTCCAGCCTTCAGTGCCTACCAGTGCCACAAGTGCCTCCAGGTGTTTATGGAAGAGTGGCACTATGCGCAGCACCTGCAGGACCACGCTCAAGAAGAGGCCCAGCAGCAAGCCGCCCTGCCGGCGCAGCCCCGGCCCCACTCGCCGCCCCGCAAGCTGCGCTGCCTGGAGTGCGGCAAGCGCTTCCTGCACCCCGAGCATTTTGCGCGGCACACCAAGTGGCACCTGAAGCTGGTGCGCAAGGGCATCCGGGTCTGCCGCAAGAAGGGCAGCCGGCGCGCCGAGCAGGTGTCCTACATTTACAAGCCCCTCGGCACCGTTGACGGCAACCAGGCCGGAGCCTGCCCGAGCCTTCCGGTCGCCGCGGAGAACCCGAAGCAGGCAAAGAGCCTCCAGGTGGCCAAACCCCACCGGGCCGGCAAGCGGAAGGGCGTCCGCCCCCTGAAAAGCCTGCCCCCGGAGGCTGTGCAAGGTGAGGCACTACCAGCCCCCACGTACCTGGAAAACGCCATGACCATCCTGGACGGCGAGTTCGGCGTCGGTTTTCTCCACCCGTGGCAGAAGAAGCAGGAGGCCGTTTTGGAAGGGCAGGTGGTGGGGGGGCTCTTCCAGCCGGCGGTCGTCAGCGCCGAAAACCAGATCATCATCTTGGACGAAGAGGAGGCTGAGGCCAGGCCCGGCGGGCCTGAGCAGCACTACGCCGAGGTACAGGCCGCCCTGTTTGACAACCAGACGAGCACTGTGAGGCCTCTCTTCTTCAGGACAGAGGAGCAGGCCCCTCTGTTGGACCCTCCGGTTAACATGGGCTCTTTTCAATTGGGAGGCGGCAAGGAGCCGGCCACCCTCACCTCTGGGTGGCTGGGCCAGAACCCTTGCACCCTTTTCCGGACTGTGCTCCTGCAGTCGGACGAGCCGGCAGCCCTCTTGGACGGCCCGGCGGAGGCCAATCCCCTGCAGCAGGTGATCATCAAGACGTCGGAGGTCTCTCCCGCCCTGCTCGTGGACACAGAACCTCACTTTTCCACCCTGGACTCGGCTACCCTTCAGTTTGTCCCGGTGCACTCCGAGCCCCAGTTCATCGCCGTCAACTCGCTGGCCGTGGATCATACGGACCTGCCGGAGGAAGGGGACAAGGCGTGGGAGGCCCAGACCACGGCTTTCCAGTTCCCGAGCTACCTACCGAACGTCTACCAGCAAAACAAgccgtcttccccctctgcggcCTCTTGCCCCTCGCCCAAAGGCTCCCTGGTGGTCCGTTTGGTACCGTGTGCCTCCGGAGAGCAtccggaagtcttagacctggaGTACGACACGGGAGGGGGCATCCCGGTAGCCTCTGAACCGTGGGAGGCCAGCGTCGGGACCGGGCAGGAGTCCTACACTACCGAGGAGGCAGTCGAGGATAATTTCATCATAGTGGAGGTGGAGGGCGATGAGGGCGGCCAAGGCCTGGCCGCGAACCGCACCTGCGGCAGCCCCCGTACACAGCCCTCCCCCAGGGTTATCCGAGCCGTCGACCGGAACCACGTCTGGCGCTTCAAGTGTCCAGACTGCGGCGTGCGCTACAGCCGCGTGTCGCAGCTCCGCTCCCACCAGAAGGGGCCGAAGCGCCGGGGGCGGAGCTACCTGTGCGAATGCGGCGCGTCCTTCCGCGGCCTGCTTCACCTCCTGAGGCACCAGCTCCTGCACTTGGCGGAGGCCCTTTTCATCTGCGCCACTTGCGGGAAATCCCTGAAAGGACACCAAGGCCTGGCCCGGCACAGCACCTGCCATCCCGGGTCGGCCCGTTTCGGCTGCACCTGCGGCATCAGCTTCCAGCGCTTGTCCCGTTACCTCTGGCACCACGTGAAGAGCCAGCGGCCTGGCTTGAGGGTTTACACCCTCTCCGGCTTCCTCTCCTCGGGCTGA